One Thermococcus kodakarensis KOD1 genomic window carries:
- a CDS encoding PUA domain-containing protein: protein MTQEELRYRRASSWEYDLILREAEKYGELRHHFFAVVEGKFRDVYAVNERVWREIESLDLKPYAYGTFVGTIKVDKNLVEKFYPNIEFFYFVDVQKNYAVLSPKAGFLFTTGKDVPKRGVRKYDWQGTKKLVIYDENGIILGIGRINPGSRNKFILNVTDIGEFLRRKR, encoded by the coding sequence ATGACCCAGGAAGAACTCCGCTACCGGCGTGCCTCATCATGGGAGTACGACCTCATCCTCCGTGAGGCGGAAAAGTATGGCGAGCTTAGACATCACTTCTTTGCAGTAGTTGAGGGCAAGTTCCGTGACGTTTATGCTGTGAATGAGAGGGTGTGGAGAGAGATAGAGAGCCTGGATCTCAAGCCCTACGCCTACGGAACTTTCGTCGGCACGATAAAGGTCGATAAAAACCTCGTCGAGAAGTTCTATCCAAACATAGAGTTCTTCTACTTCGTAGATGTGCAGAAGAACTACGCAGTTCTAAGCCCAAAGGCGGGCTTTCTCTTCACGACCGGAAAGGACGTGCCTAAGAGAGGTGTAAGGAAGTATGACTGGCAGGGCACCAAAAAGCTCGTGATTTACGACGAAAACGGGATAATCCTTGGAATAGGCAGAATAAATCCAGGGAGCAGAAATAAGTTCATTCTCAACGTCACCGACATCGGGGAGTTTTTGAGGAGAAAGAGGTAA
- a CDS encoding preprotein translocase subunit SecD, with protein MNRKLKKILLNWKVLLLIIFLIGSIGSLYTRGLTFGIDISGGVALIAQTEEPVDSKTMELVVDSLQKRLNTFGLRDISVEGQGNSIVVVKVANVSSTEEANQLKQVIESQGVFFMEFNGVVFGTGKDITYVGPYEIKSDNSWAVPFRISKSAAEKFAELAKGKAGWPVDMFLDPPINSLLVVPQDVFMTMNGTAFNAGAPDAPPLAARIEKALNITTIMYTNQSATELKEMANGRAIVLAGVPRELYDGLKDMNVSVKYIPSEPSADTTSFVKEILGLYGPYSLGEGLANGVPQTDVQITGRASNRVEAEREAKTVYTVLKSGSLPVKLKVISMEFISPKLGQDFKKQALYAGLAALVAVLLIVYFHYRNWKIAIPVASTSLFEVIIILGIAALIKWNLDLPSIAGIIAAIGTGVDQQVVITDELLGGERSTRITRRAGALKRIGRAFFIIFASAATTIAAMSFLLVYFVGTLKGFAVTTIIGVLIGIFVTRPAYAEVAKYLIGEE; from the coding sequence ATGAACAGAAAGCTCAAGAAAATCCTCCTGAACTGGAAGGTTCTCCTGCTCATTATATTCCTCATAGGCTCAATAGGTTCTCTCTACACAAGGGGACTCACCTTCGGAATAGACATCTCCGGCGGTGTCGCGCTTATCGCGCAGACGGAAGAGCCCGTTGACTCAAAGACAATGGAGCTCGTCGTGGATTCCCTCCAGAAGAGGCTCAACACCTTCGGTCTAAGGGACATCTCAGTTGAAGGTCAGGGCAACAGCATAGTCGTGGTTAAGGTTGCAAACGTGAGCTCAACAGAAGAGGCAAACCAGCTCAAACAGGTTATTGAGAGCCAGGGTGTCTTCTTCATGGAGTTCAACGGTGTTGTCTTTGGAACCGGAAAGGACATCACCTACGTCGGCCCCTATGAGATAAAATCCGACAACAGCTGGGCGGTTCCGTTCAGGATATCGAAGAGCGCCGCCGAGAAGTTTGCGGAGCTGGCCAAGGGAAAGGCGGGATGGCCAGTTGATATGTTCCTCGATCCACCGATTAATTCCCTCCTTGTTGTTCCTCAGGATGTCTTCATGACAATGAACGGAACGGCCTTTAACGCGGGCGCCCCCGATGCACCACCACTGGCCGCCAGGATAGAGAAGGCCCTTAACATAACGACCATAATGTACACCAACCAGAGCGCCACCGAACTCAAGGAAATGGCAAACGGCAGGGCAATCGTCCTCGCAGGAGTTCCCAGGGAGCTCTACGACGGGCTGAAGGATATGAACGTGAGCGTTAAGTACATCCCGAGTGAGCCAAGTGCTGACACTACATCCTTCGTCAAGGAAATACTCGGACTCTACGGCCCGTATTCGCTCGGTGAAGGACTTGCCAACGGTGTTCCTCAGACCGACGTTCAGATAACCGGACGCGCATCCAACAGGGTTGAAGCGGAAAGGGAAGCTAAAACTGTGTACACCGTGCTCAAGAGCGGTTCCCTCCCGGTCAAGCTCAAGGTCATCAGCATGGAGTTCATATCTCCAAAGCTCGGGCAGGACTTTAAGAAGCAGGCCCTTTATGCGGGCCTCGCCGCACTGGTGGCGGTCCTCCTCATCGTTTACTTCCACTACAGGAACTGGAAGATAGCAATACCCGTCGCGAGCACCAGCCTCTTTGAGGTCATAATCATCCTCGGAATAGCTGCCCTTATCAAGTGGAACCTCGATCTGCCGAGCATAGCCGGTATAATCGCGGCAATAGGTACGGGCGTTGACCAGCAGGTAGTCATAACCGACGAGCTCCTCGGCGGAGAGAGGAGCACAAGGATAACCAGACGTGCCGGAGCTCTCAAGAGAATCGGAAGGGCGTTCTTTATCATATTCGCCTCGGCGGCAACCACCATAGCGGCAATGAGCTTCCTCCTCGTGTACTTCGTCGGAACGCTCAAGGGCTTCGCGGTGACGACGATAATCGGCGTCCTCATCGGAATATTCGTGACGAGACCCGCCTATGCAGAGGTTGCCAAGTACCTCATCGGTGAGGAGTGA
- a CDS encoding PEGA domain-containing protein: MGKLRRLFLLSILFSVLMTPVSSVPVLFQFQGQISVGNLSATAPVLLNLSVGEWQVEASIGDITVIFNMSVGSVPLVVEINGSLLDDSLKGFSRAIVFSDGKRVPALESEEMPSASSPDWTTGEGASLMIGPSKPVPMGTVILSHSTREYLLLPGGLPVAAEYAGVKKYCLIDISGDKNSWSAYGSCSRQPISNATIPVPVGITSKPANATVYVNGFHLFGEWFTPMRLYLPFTSRLSSYNVSLGTNGYPFVSGVVVSAGRNLTLQVDLLALSRSVSIHPKEGTLRVSTTPPNASIAIFAGNQKVFSGRSPLRLSLPAGTYTISAYLAGYGGVVKNVTVPANGSVSLNMTLSSLPAELNVVTVPPGAKVKVGNRTCTSPCSLNLTAGVYNVSAFLRGYLPNSTLIHLSPGTFRNVSLNLVKMPVLVVATSPAGATVEVGGGECITPCNLSIMPGNHSLKVEKGGYEEAFMIITLRAGEVTHINITLRKTSDKIFTRTPIKTSPTSNKNPDQGYKEINNKWLLPAALVLLLIIALVLRRKR; the protein is encoded by the coding sequence ATGGGGAAATTGAGGAGGTTGTTTCTGCTCTCAATCTTGTTTAGCGTCCTGATGACGCCGGTGTCCTCAGTGCCGGTCCTCTTTCAGTTCCAGGGACAGATCAGCGTGGGGAACCTGAGCGCAACCGCCCCTGTCCTGCTCAACCTAAGTGTCGGGGAGTGGCAGGTTGAGGCGTCTATTGGAGACATCACCGTTATCTTCAACATGAGCGTTGGGAGTGTACCCCTGGTTGTGGAGATCAACGGCTCACTTTTGGACGATTCCCTAAAAGGGTTCTCAAGGGCAATCGTTTTCTCTGATGGGAAAAGAGTCCCAGCGCTTGAATCGGAGGAAATGCCCTCAGCGTCATCGCCGGACTGGACCACCGGTGAGGGTGCAAGCTTAATGATAGGACCATCAAAGCCAGTCCCTATGGGGACTGTCATTCTTTCACACTCTACAAGAGAATATCTCCTCCTTCCCGGCGGCCTTCCTGTGGCTGCCGAGTATGCGGGTGTTAAGAAATACTGTCTAATCGATATATCAGGAGATAAGAACAGCTGGAGTGCCTACGGCAGCTGCTCCCGCCAGCCGATTAGCAACGCTACTATCCCGGTTCCAGTAGGCATAACTTCAAAACCTGCCAACGCCACCGTTTACGTCAACGGCTTTCATCTTTTCGGTGAGTGGTTTACCCCGATGAGGCTCTACCTCCCCTTTACCTCCCGGCTGAGCTCGTACAACGTCTCGCTCGGCACCAACGGCTACCCATTTGTCTCTGGCGTCGTGGTTTCCGCCGGGAGGAACCTCACTCTCCAGGTAGACCTTCTAGCGCTGTCTAGGTCGGTTTCGATTCATCCAAAGGAAGGAACACTAAGAGTCTCAACGACGCCCCCGAACGCAAGTATTGCAATTTTTGCTGGAAATCAGAAGGTATTCTCCGGAAGAAGCCCACTTAGGCTGTCCCTCCCTGCGGGTACCTATACCATCAGCGCCTATCTGGCAGGATACGGAGGCGTCGTGAAGAACGTGACGGTTCCGGCCAACGGAAGTGTCTCGTTGAACATGACTCTCAGCTCCCTGCCGGCTGAGCTCAACGTTGTCACGGTTCCTCCGGGGGCGAAGGTGAAGGTCGGGAACAGAACGTGTACCTCCCCCTGCTCCCTAAACCTGACTGCCGGTGTTTACAACGTTTCGGCCTTCCTTAGGGGCTACCTTCCGAACTCCACCCTGATCCACCTGTCCCCTGGCACTTTCAGAAACGTCTCGCTGAACCTGGTTAAGATGCCGGTCCTCGTAGTTGCGACCTCTCCAGCTGGAGCCACCGTTGAAGTTGGCGGAGGGGAATGCATTACGCCCTGCAACCTCTCCATAATGCCGGGCAACCACAGCCTCAAGGTCGAGAAAGGGGGCTACGAGGAAGCATTCATGATAATCACTCTCAGGGCAGGAGAGGTGACCCACATCAACATCACACTCAGAAAAACTTCTGATAAAATTTTCACTCGAACTCCCATAAAAACTAGCCCAACATCCAACAAAAACCCCGACCAAGGATACAAGGAGATAAACAATAAATGGCTCCTTCCGGCCGCGCTGGTACTGCTCCTCATTATCGCCCTTGTCCTCAGGAGGAAGCGCTGA
- the speD gene encoding adenosylmethionine decarboxylase, producing the protein METIGFHYVVEAAGCDPEVLGNADRIRQIFLEAAKVGNMEVKASYFFKFSPTGVSGVVIVAESHISVHTWPEKGYAALDVYTCGTKANPEKAVDYILEQFKAKYAHVSEIKRGIEEDDETFTHMIMTWEEALRKNGNGSG; encoded by the coding sequence ATAGAGACGATAGGTTTTCACTACGTTGTTGAGGCTGCCGGTTGCGATCCTGAGGTTCTCGGTAACGCTGACAGGATAAGGCAGATATTCCTCGAAGCGGCCAAAGTGGGCAACATGGAGGTCAAGGCAAGCTACTTCTTCAAGTTCTCCCCGACAGGGGTCAGCGGCGTCGTCATAGTCGCTGAGAGCCACATCTCAGTCCACACCTGGCCGGAGAAGGGTTACGCCGCACTCGACGTCTACACCTGCGGCACCAAGGCCAACCCCGAGAAGGCCGTTGACTACATCCTCGAGCAGTTTAAGGCCAAGTACGCTCACGTCTCAGAGATAAAGCGTGGCATCGAAGAGGACGACGAGACCTTCACCCACATGATAATGACCTGGGAAGAAGCATTAAGAAAGAACGGAAACGGAAGCGGCTAA
- a CDS encoding V-type ATP synthase subunit H — MEDVIKRIVEAEKEAETRIEKAEHEAKEIIRKAKEEAKKIEEETIKKAEEESQNLIEKARLEGETEAKKILEEGEKEISALRERAESNFETAIQEAIELVRGA, encoded by the coding sequence ATGGAAGACGTCATCAAGCGGATTGTTGAAGCAGAAAAAGAGGCAGAGACCCGCATTGAAAAGGCAGAGCATGAGGCAAAGGAGATAATAAGGAAAGCAAAGGAAGAAGCTAAGAAAATTGAGGAAGAGACCATCAAAAAGGCCGAGGAGGAGTCACAGAACCTCATAGAGAAGGCCCGCCTTGAGGGTGAAACCGAAGCCAAGAAAATCCTCGAGGAGGGGGAGAAAGAGATTTCTGCACTCCGCGAGAGGGCGGAGTCAAACTTTGAGACAGCTATCCAGGAAGCCATAGAACTCGTCAGGGGGGCCTGA
- a CDS encoding ABC transporter ATP-binding protein codes for MNMIEARGLTKVYGDTVAVDGLNLAVKKGTIFGFLGPNGAGKTTTILMFLGLIQPTKGEAYVNGINVQENPVEVKRISGYMPGEGSLYPNMSALDNLLYFAKFYRMPKSEAEKRARELLELVGLKDVADKKVGSFSTGMKQRLLLAQALINDPLVLFLDEPTNGLDPRGVVELRDVLRDLKKDGKTILFSSHILSEVEIISDEIGIISKGKLLISGSQDEIKRKFIEGRYMIVAETVEPIDVGSLDLDAADLRLEGQNRLVVYSERDIRVELLRMLESAGYTVLDVHLQEPTLEDVFMELVYGGKNL; via the coding sequence ATGAACATGATTGAGGCAAGGGGTTTGACGAAGGTTTATGGAGACACCGTCGCCGTTGATGGGCTGAACCTCGCGGTCAAAAAAGGAACGATCTTCGGCTTCCTTGGGCCCAACGGCGCCGGAAAGACGACGACCATACTGATGTTCCTGGGACTAATTCAGCCTACAAAGGGGGAGGCGTACGTCAACGGCATAAATGTTCAGGAGAACCCTGTGGAAGTTAAGAGGATAAGCGGTTACATGCCTGGTGAGGGTAGCTTGTACCCCAACATGAGCGCCCTTGATAATCTGCTTTATTTCGCCAAGTTCTACAGGATGCCCAAATCCGAGGCAGAGAAGCGTGCCAGGGAGCTTCTGGAGCTCGTTGGACTTAAGGATGTCGCGGACAAAAAGGTTGGAAGCTTTTCAACAGGAATGAAGCAGAGACTCCTTCTCGCTCAGGCCCTCATAAATGATCCACTGGTCCTGTTCCTTGACGAACCGACCAACGGACTCGATCCTAGGGGCGTAGTTGAGCTCAGAGACGTTCTCAGGGATCTGAAGAAAGATGGGAAGACGATCCTGTTTTCAAGTCACATCCTCTCTGAAGTAGAGATCATAAGCGATGAGATAGGCATAATCTCCAAGGGGAAGCTCCTGATCAGCGGCAGTCAGGACGAGATAAAGCGCAAGTTCATTGAGGGAAGGTACATGATAGTCGCCGAGACAGTGGAGCCGATTGACGTTGGCTCGCTTGATCTCGACGCAGCGGACCTTAGGCTCGAGGGTCAGAACCGCCTTGTGGTTTATTCTGAGAGGGACATCAGGGTTGAGCTCCTCAGGATGTTGGAGAGCGCCGGGTACACGGTTCTCGACGTTCACCTCCAGGAACCCACCCTGGAGGATGTGTTCATGGAGCTTGTTTATGGGGGGAAGAATCTATGA
- a CDS encoding KaiC domain-containing protein — protein sequence MIKRVKTGIPGMDEILHGGIPERNVVLLSGGPGTGKSIFSQQFLWNGLQMGEPGIYVALEEHPVQVRQNMAQFGWDVRKYEEEGLFAMVDAFTAGIGKSKEYEKYIVHDLTDIREFIDVLRTAVKDIGAKRLVVDSVTTLYINKPAMARSIVMQLKRVLAGLGVTSIFVSQISVGERGFGGPGVEHGVDGIIRLDLDEIDGELKRSLIVWKMRGTSHSMRRHPFDITDKGIIVYPDKVLKRKAVIELE from the coding sequence ATGATCAAGAGGGTAAAGACCGGCATCCCGGGCATGGACGAGATACTCCATGGGGGAATACCCGAGAGGAACGTCGTTCTTCTCAGCGGCGGGCCCGGAACCGGAAAGTCAATCTTCTCACAGCAGTTCCTCTGGAACGGCCTCCAGATGGGTGAGCCAGGAATCTACGTGGCTCTGGAAGAGCACCCGGTTCAGGTGAGACAAAACATGGCTCAGTTCGGCTGGGATGTCAGGAAGTACGAGGAAGAAGGATTATTCGCGATGGTAGATGCCTTCACCGCTGGAATCGGCAAGAGCAAGGAGTACGAGAAGTACATCGTCCACGATTTGACGGACATCAGGGAGTTCATAGACGTCCTCAGGACGGCCGTCAAGGACATTGGAGCCAAGAGGCTGGTCGTTGATTCAGTTACGACGCTCTACATCAACAAACCAGCTATGGCGAGAAGCATTGTGATGCAGCTCAAGCGCGTTCTGGCCGGCCTCGGGGTCACGAGCATCTTCGTCAGCCAGATAAGCGTTGGTGAGCGCGGTTTCGGTGGTCCCGGTGTCGAGCATGGCGTTGATGGCATAATTCGCCTCGACCTCGACGAGATTGACGGCGAGCTGAAGCGCTCTCTGATAGTCTGGAAGATGCGCGGAACGAGCCACAGTATGAGAAGGCACCCGTTTGATATCACCGACAAGGGAATAATCGTCTATCCCGACAAGGTCCTCAAGAGGAAGGCCGTCATCGAGCTTGAGTGA
- a CDS encoding ABC transporter ATP-binding protein, producing MIIRAEHLTKHFGHVIALDSLDLEIEEGVTLIMGPNGGGKSTFLNLCAGTYRPTAGTIRVFGGDPWANEKVRVKLGVSFDPPALPKHRTGREWLEFLAGIRGSPLSDIVEAFSLMGFLNRRISTYSAGMAKRLSIASAFVGTPELILLDEPLANLDFDAIPEIASLLRRFASEGISMVIVSHVWKPFVGFADRAVVMAGGRVKFHGEIEEVVSALNLV from the coding sequence ATGATCATTCGGGCAGAGCATCTAACGAAGCATTTTGGCCACGTAATCGCGCTCGACTCCTTGGACCTTGAAATTGAGGAGGGAGTTACCCTCATTATGGGACCCAACGGTGGGGGAAAGAGCACGTTCCTGAACCTCTGCGCAGGAACTTATCGACCGACGGCCGGGACCATAAGGGTGTTCGGCGGTGACCCCTGGGCCAATGAAAAGGTTAGGGTGAAGCTCGGCGTATCCTTTGACCCTCCCGCCCTGCCAAAGCACAGAACGGGCCGTGAGTGGCTTGAGTTCCTGGCTGGAATCCGGGGGAGCCCACTGTCGGATATCGTCGAGGCTTTCTCCCTAATGGGCTTTCTCAACAGGAGGATTTCAACTTACTCGGCAGGGATGGCAAAGCGCCTGAGCATAGCATCCGCCTTTGTGGGTACTCCTGAGCTGATTCTGCTGGATGAGCCCCTCGCCAACCTTGACTTTGACGCGATACCCGAAATAGCGAGCCTGTTGAGACGTTTTGCCTCCGAGGGTATCTCGATGGTTATAGTCTCCCACGTATGGAAGCCCTTCGTCGGGTTCGCCGACAGGGCGGTTGTTATGGCTGGGGGGAGGGTGAAGTTCCATGGGGAAATTGAGGAGGTTGTTTCTGCTCTCAATCTTGTTTAG
- a CDS encoding protein translocase subunit SecF gives MAKGKTQKPGQTAEVRAKSREKLRFLAEMEPKKMITYPLVVFIVALLLLAVHFPPLGIDLKGGVVVTGEGISANPDQLEKELSGWLGIEAHVESFTSVSGSKGIRVYAPAGTDPQKIIDILKEKYPNADFTHSDVQPTFGEMAKKQGTRAIIFAFIAMAIVVFLFFRNPVSSLAIIFSALSDMIIAVAVMGIFGIQLTTATIAALLMLIGYTVDSNILLTTKLTKRKEYTIEEAYLSAVSTGFTMSTTTLGALLMLWIISTSPVLDNIAAVLIFGLLADFMNTWIFNAGVLRWYLSRGVEL, from the coding sequence ATGGCCAAGGGTAAAACTCAAAAGCCCGGACAAACCGCCGAAGTTCGGGCAAAAAGCAGGGAAAAGCTGAGGTTTCTTGCTGAAATGGAGCCCAAGAAAATGATAACCTACCCGCTTGTTGTTTTCATAGTGGCACTCCTCCTGCTGGCAGTGCACTTCCCGCCCCTCGGAATAGACCTCAAGGGCGGTGTTGTGGTAACTGGAGAGGGAATCAGCGCAAACCCTGACCAGCTGGAGAAGGAACTGAGCGGCTGGCTTGGCATCGAAGCCCACGTTGAGAGCTTCACCAGCGTTAGTGGATCAAAGGGAATAAGGGTCTATGCTCCCGCTGGAACCGATCCTCAAAAAATAATAGACATCCTCAAGGAAAAGTACCCCAACGCAGACTTCACCCACAGCGATGTTCAGCCGACCTTCGGAGAGATGGCAAAGAAACAGGGCACTAGGGCGATCATCTTCGCATTCATCGCAATGGCGATTGTTGTGTTCCTGTTCTTCAGGAACCCAGTGTCATCTCTGGCGATAATCTTCTCGGCGCTCTCCGACATGATCATAGCCGTTGCCGTTATGGGAATATTCGGAATTCAGCTCACAACCGCCACGATAGCTGCTCTCTTGATGCTCATAGGTTACACCGTGGACAGCAACATCCTCCTCACAACAAAACTGACTAAGAGAAAGGAGTACACCATCGAAGAGGCCTATCTAAGCGCTGTTTCAACCGGCTTCACGATGAGCACAACAACACTCGGTGCCCTCCTGATGCTGTGGATAATATCAACCTCACCCGTCCTGGACAACATAGCGGCTGTCCTGATATTCGGTCTGCTGGCCGATTTTATGAACACATGGATTTTCAACGCAGGTGTTCTGCGGTGGTACCTCTCGAGGGGGGTTGAACTATGA
- a CDS encoding potassium channel family protein produces MYVIIMGAGRVGYLVAKMLEEDGHDVTIIEMDRDRAKELSLMINGLVIEGDATDTKTLEEANIKQADAFAALTGRDDANLLACILAKSLNPNIKTSLRVSNPKNRRIFEEVKDLKKYFDFVISPEEIAAEYISRNIVTPGFDRVLFPKEGAEIVRFTIDENSKVAGKLVKDLNLPRDALIVAIYDGKGNLIIPSGDTKLPEKGQIIIFAKNSALKEVKELFEDRKEESE; encoded by the coding sequence ATGTACGTCATAATAATGGGCGCTGGAAGAGTGGGATACCTCGTGGCAAAGATGCTTGAAGAGGACGGCCACGACGTAACGATAATAGAAATGGACCGGGACAGGGCGAAGGAGCTCTCCCTAATGATAAACGGCCTGGTAATCGAGGGAGATGCGACCGACACGAAGACGCTGGAGGAGGCCAACATAAAGCAGGCAGATGCCTTCGCGGCTTTAACGGGAAGGGACGACGCAAACCTCCTAGCCTGCATACTGGCGAAGAGCCTCAACCCGAACATCAAGACATCCCTGAGGGTCAGCAACCCCAAGAACAGGAGGATATTCGAAGAGGTCAAAGACCTGAAAAAGTACTTTGACTTCGTCATATCCCCCGAGGAGATAGCGGCGGAGTACATAAGCAGGAACATCGTTACTCCTGGCTTTGACAGAGTCCTGTTCCCGAAGGAGGGTGCCGAGATAGTTAGGTTCACCATAGACGAGAACAGCAAGGTTGCAGGAAAGCTCGTGAAAGACCTCAACCTTCCGAGGGATGCTCTGATAGTGGCCATCTACGACGGCAAGGGCAACCTGATAATACCATCTGGAGACACCAAACTGCCAGAGAAGGGCCAGATAATAATATTCGCAAAGAACTCTGCCCTCAAAGAGGTCAAAGAGCTGTTTGAGGATAGAAAAGAGGAATCCGAATAA
- a CDS encoding YkgJ family cysteine cluster protein, which translates to MRFKPKPFTEPVGFRCLYCLDCCRGRHVYLTLKDIERIARTGKDPQDFVTFSIEGEKIRFVLSVREWDLGCVFHDPETGKCTIHKARPLICRIYPFMVSKKPLGVEGEKSFEYRGERLWLYYDESCPGVNAEEPETTITPEEIAELGLEFEKELEETDMDGLAELLERL; encoded by the coding sequence ATGCGCTTTAAACCCAAGCCATTTACAGAACCGGTTGGCTTCCGCTGTCTCTACTGCCTCGACTGCTGCAGGGGGAGGCACGTCTACCTGACGCTAAAGGACATCGAAAGGATCGCCAGGACTGGGAAAGACCCACAGGACTTCGTGACTTTCTCCATTGAAGGCGAAAAAATCCGCTTCGTGCTCTCCGTTAGGGAGTGGGACTTAGGCTGCGTCTTCCACGACCCCGAAACCGGAAAGTGTACTATTCATAAGGCCAGACCCCTTATCTGCAGGATTTATCCATTCATGGTGTCGAAAAAGCCGCTCGGCGTTGAAGGGGAGAAGTCCTTTGAATACAGGGGAGAAAGGCTCTGGCTATACTACGACGAGAGCTGTCCGGGAGTAAACGCAGAAGAGCCAGAAACCACGATAACGCCGGAGGAGATAGCGGAGCTCGGGCTAGAGTTCGAAAAGGAGCTGGAAGAGACTGATATGGACGGTTTAGCCGAACTTCTTGAGAGGCTGTGA